A window of Gavia stellata isolate bGavSte3 chromosome 21, bGavSte3.hap2, whole genome shotgun sequence contains these coding sequences:
- the SUDS3 gene encoding sin3 histone deacetylase corepressor complex component SDS3 — protein MSAAGLVSATPPAPAPPGAPATAMPPGPEYYEEEELESAEEEDGERSARARDSDEDTEDASETDLAKHEEEDFVEMKEQMYQDKLASLKRQLQQLQEGTLQEYQKRMKKLDQQYKERIRNAELFLQLETDQVEKNYVKEKKAAAKEFEDKKIELKENLIAELEEKKKMIENEKLTMELTGDSMEVKPIMTRKLRRRPNDPVPIPDKRRKPAPAQLNYLLTDEQIMEDLRTLNKLKSPKRPASPSSPEHLPATPAESPAQRFEARIEDGKLYYDKRWYHKSQAIYLESKENTKISCVISSVGANEIWVRKTSDSTKMRIYLGQLQRGVFVIRRRSAA, from the exons ATGAGCGCGGCCGGGCTGGTCTCTGCCACGCCGCCGGCCCCCGCTCCGCCTGGGGCGCCCGCCACCGCCATGCCCCCCGGTCCCGAGTACTacgaggaggaggagctggagagcgCCGAGGAGGAGGACGGCGAGCGGAGCGCTCGAGCCCGCGACTCTGATGAGG ACACTGAGGATGCCAGTGAAACTGATCTGGCAAAACACGAGGAAGAGGACTTTGtagaaatgaaagaaca GATGTATCAGGACAAACTGGCATCTCTGAAGAGGCAATTACAACAATTGCAGGAAG GTACTCTTCAGGAATatcagaaaagaatgaaaaagttGGACCAGCAGTACAAAGAAAGGATACGAAATGCAG aactGTTCCTCCAGTTGGAA ACAGAtcaggtggaaaaaaattacgtcaaggaaaagaaggcagcagcaaaggagtTTGAAGATAAGAAAATTGAGCTTAAGGAAAATTTGATTGCAGagttggaagagaaaaagaagatgattGAGAATGAAAAGCTAACCATGGAATTAACAGGAG ATTCAATGGAAGTGAAGCCTATTATGACAAGGAAACTGAGGCGACGACCAAATGATCCAGTTCCTATCCCAGACAAGAGGAGGAAACCTGCCCCTG CTCAGCTAAATTATTTGTTGACTGATGAGCAAATAATGGAGGACCTGAGAACACTGAATAAG CTTAAATCACCCAAGAGACCAG cctctccctcctctcccgAACACCTCCCAGCTACGCCAGCAGAGTCTCCAGCACAGCGCTTTGAAGCCCGGATAGAAGATGGAAAACTCTATTATGATAAGAGATG gtaCCACAAGAGCCAGGCTATTTACCTGGAGTCTAAAGAGAACACTAAGATCAGCTGTGTGATCAGTTCTGTGGGCGCCAACGAG